A genomic region of Papaver somniferum cultivar HN1 chromosome 7, ASM357369v1, whole genome shotgun sequence contains the following coding sequences:
- the LOC113297936 gene encoding WAT1-related protein At1g70260-like, with product MGMESVANSIVWDVIPGLAMVLMEGITVGLTIMTKTVMARGMSPFVFIAYTNILSTLILLPSFFFFHRPQKSFLTFSLLSKFFFLGLIGVTLAQNFAFMGLSYSSPIVVATMANQLPGFSFLLSMGLRCGQVGFRRTSTQAKSIGTVVSIVGAVFVATYKGPTLWKPSTYQLFLSSSPRPLFLFGSTPESWVLGCILLAIATLCASVWNIIQVKTVKEFPEPTTIVTLYSLFGTIQCVIISVIAERDPSAWLITDKMELSNILLSAFFGSIVRSTVQGWCMRTKGPLFIAMFKPFTVFIAVSFGFMFFGHTFHFGSVIGSFIAAMGYYCSMWGQVKEREEHQIGQHQNGSSSHTSSSSKSYGDDDQSSVTIKTPLLQDQHRVGHEEV from the exons ATGGGGATGGAGTCAGTAGCGAATAGTATTGTATGGGATGTGATACCAGGTTTGGCAATGGTGTTAATGGAGGGAATAACAGTTGGATTGACAATAATGACTAAAACAGTCATGGCAAGAGGAATGAGTCCCTTTGTTTTTATTGCGTATACAAACATTCTTTCAACTCTCATCCTCttgccttctttcttcttctttcacag gcCACAAAAATCTTTCCTCACTTTCTCTCTCCTCAGTAAATTCTTCTTCCTCGGATTAATAGG GGTTACTCTAGCTCAGAATTTTGCGTTCATGGGGTTAAGCTACAGCTCTCCCATAGTAGTAGCAACAATGGCGAATCAGCTCCCCGGTTTCTCTTTCCTCCTTTCGATGGGTTTGAG GTGTGGCCAAGTAGGATTTAGAAGGACAAGTACCCAAGCAAAATCAATAGGGACGGTGGTATCAATCGTTGGAGCAGTATTTGTTGCTACGTACAAGGGCCCAACACTCTGGAAACCTTCTACATATCAGCTTTTTCTTTCCTCATCACCACGGCCACTATTTCTCTTCGGCTCCACACCAGAAAGTTGGGTACTTGGATGTATTTTACTTGCCATTGCTACTTTATGTGCTTCAGTCTGGAACATAATCCAG GTTAAAACGGTGAAAGAATTCCCAGAGCCAACGACTATTGTAACCCTTTACAGTCTCTTCGGAACAATTCAATGTGTAATTATATCTGTGATTGCGGAAAGAGATCCATCTGCTTGGCTCATTACAGATAAAATGGAGCTTAGCAACATTTTACTATCG GCATTTTTCGGGAGTATTGTTCGTAGTACGGTTCAAGGATGGTGTATGCGTACAAAGGGACCTCTTTTTATAGCTATGTTCAAACCTTTCACCGTTTTCATCGCTGTCAGTTTCGGTTTCATGTTCTTTGGCCATACTTTTCATTTCGGAAG TGTGATAGGATCATTCATAGCTGCCATGGGATATTATTGTTCAATGTGGGGTCAAGTTAAAGAACGAGAAGAACATCAAATTGGACAGCACCAAAATGGAAGCAGTAGTCATACTAGCAGTAGTAGTAAGAGTTATGGCGACGACGACCAGTCTTCTGTAACTATTAAGACACC